The DNA window CTGTGTTTATTACTAGCTTCTTAATATAAAAGTACTTATAAGCTCTGCAAATTTTTAGTTAACTATGTTAATCCTATAACAAAGCTCTGCATTGTCCGTGTGTCACGTGAAGACCACCAGAAAGTTTGGGCTGCTATGACAATGGTGAGGTGCATCGGGAAGATCCCTGTTTCATTCAACTTGCTCAACATGAGTGGTAAGTGGCTCAGACTCTGGCTGATGATACAAAACAATCTTGTTGCGTTGCCTTTTTACTTGGTTGTTTTCCAATAGATTGGCACTTGATTTGGTGCACTCTGGACCTTCCAAAAATAACCTATTTCTGTAGTTGATTTTgggtccgtttggttgggcttttggccccaaaagccaaaagcccaaccaaaggggctgcttttccaggcggctttttcagaagcagctgcttttccgtagtacagttttgaaagctggtttgacactgcttttggcttttggctttctgcttttcaaaattggtggaataaaaagctcttccatagttgtttcaagagagataaagatagaaggtatattttatacttgtttaaccaaacagctttcagcttttctacagctcacagcccacaacagcttttccacagctcacagcccatagcagctttttcccacagccacagctcaaccaaacacacccaaatGTCTTCTAACTTAGAGTAAGAATTTGACGGTAGGATTTTGATTTAGAAAGGATTCAATATGCCCATCTCACATCACTGTCAAGGTTCACAAGTTTGAATAATCTTCATGTGGGCTGTTTTGCTGTTTCGTTTGAGTAATTTCTAAACTTTCGGTGCAATATTTTTGCCATCTCTGATGAAGGAACATAGGAGCTACAGCTATAGAAAGCTATAGGTTTGTCAAATTCATTATGTTTTCCTCATATATTGTTGACCTTTTTGGAACCATATTTCTCCTTCAGACTCAAAATATAATGTACTCTCTCAGTTCTGTCAGTTATTTTCCTGCTTAAAGTATTGCTATGTGTCAATTAGGATGGCCAGCTTCATAGTAAAACTATGTATCTATACATCTAGATATATGCTATGTCTGAAACAGAGGGAGTAGCACTATTGCCATGTTTGTAATACTAATGTGTAGTCCTTAAGAAAAGGGTCACTCTTCTTTTTATTGCCGAACTGCCATAGTTTAGCTTATCAATCATCATTGCATTCACTTTTTCTAGGAAGCATCAGGGCTTGCAAGAAAGCTGCACCGGAGTGTGATGAAGCGAAATTTGAACAATACAAGGTGGCTGCTGGCGATCGTATCACGACAGAGATCATCCAGTCCGTAGAGAGTTGCTTTGAGAAGATTAGAGGACTAGAGAGCTAGCAAAAAGAAAAATATATCTCCCTTCCTGTTTTTATTTCGTTCTCTCTGTCCCTAAATGAAATGAAATGATGAAATGCACATTCAGCCATCTCTGTccctaaataaaataaaatttgattttttttttgcgaaaaaatgcactgtaggggcggttggtaccgtagccgtccctacaaatcgatttgtaggggcggctggtactgtagccaccccatttctaggggtggctgataacaccagccacccctacaaattgatttgtaggggcggtctgggaaccgtccctacaaatcaccGATTTGTAGCCACTCCTTCGTAGAGGCGGCTgataaaaccgcccctacaaaaggtTACGAGCCGTCGTAAAAAAACGATTCTGTAGGAGTGACTCGTACCCCTTCTCTCTCCCGACTCTCCCTCTCGGTCACCAAGCCTAGCCGTTGCCCTCTATCGGTCTTCGCTCTGGTACTCTCCTTACTTCCACTAAGTGGACTCCGATCCGTCCATAGAAATTGAATCATCCTCTCCTCCGGCCAGAGTAGGAGAGCCACGGAGTAGATCAGGAGCCGTGACTTCGGGGATCTCGAGCGGCGACAGCCACATAGTGGCGGAGTAGTGAAATCAGACGGCTACGATCGGATCCATCAAGGAGGGCATGGCATCAGGTGACCACGGCCGGGTCCTTCAAGGAAGATGCGTGGCAACGGTCGATCTCCTCCGTGCAGGGCGGGATCAAGTGCGGCAACGACCATCCATAATGTAGGTTTCCCCAGCTACTACGTACTCActcaactatatatacacatgcATTCTGGGTGTAGAGTACGTCATGGCAGCGGGGACCACGCAGAGCGTGGCATGGCGGTTGTGGTTGCGGGGCATGGATTCACACTGCAGTGATGCCCTGCCAACCCAGATCGAGGCCCTAGGTGTCCCGGTCGGATGCCTTGGgct is part of the Miscanthus floridulus cultivar M001 chromosome 9, ASM1932011v1, whole genome shotgun sequence genome and encodes:
- the LOC136482871 gene encoding probable ribonuclease P/MRP protein subunit POP5; this encodes MVHFKNRYMVVEVFIDAARGEQDPVILTQFNITKVIRDSIQLNFGECGLAGSLRSLQVNYVNPITKLCIVRVSREDHQKVWAAMTMVRCIGKIPVSFNLLNMSGSIRACKKAAPECDEAKFEQYKVAAGDRITTEIIQSVESCFEKIRGLES